The segment TATGATCTGCCCTTAATACATCACAGCTGTCAAGACAATGAAATAtagaacacaaaaaaagatcATCCTTTTGGGGTTTTGTAGGAAAGAACTTGGATGAACCTCTGGTGATGTTTGGAGACATAGCAGTGCCGACAGGTCTACAAAATGCTGATCCCTGCACAGCACGCGGCTGCCTGTGGCCTAAATCCTCTGATGGCAATGTGTATGTACCGTACCGCATCTCAGGACAATACTGTAAGTTTACGTAAAACATGAAggacttttcttttgtttctgtagCAGTGAATATAACTGACTAAGATTCACATAATAATAGCAGTACTATTAAGGTTGTGGTAGCAGTAAATATCTGGCTAGTAGCAGTCACTGTAGCAGctatattgtaaaataattagtTGTAATGCTAGTGATGGCAGTACTTACTTAATATAATTAATGGTAGTAATAGTTGTAGTAGGCTGGTATAAGTTGCAATAAAATTGTTAAGAGCAATAGAAATAGTGACTACATTAGAAGTTGTAGCAATAGTGCTGTTGCaaggcagcagtagcagcagtagAAATAGTAGTAATGGTAGCAGTGGTATAGTGGTTATAATGCAATAATAGCAGTTAGTATTAGTACTATCTAGAAGTGATGGTATTTTACTGCTAAACACATTATATTTAGTGTGATGATAGAATGAATGCAAgtcacaacattttttttgtctctttagcccgaagagagagagataccaTTATTGATGGTCTGAGGTCATTTGCTCAGTCTACCTGCATCCGATTCACTCCCCTGCAGAGGCAGAGGGACTTTGTGGACATCAAGTCTCTGTCAGGGTATTGACCACACAGTGCATTTACCACATATGCATACATGACTACACTTATAGACCCTATTAACACCTAAGGATGACAGGTGTTTCAGGTCAAAGGACACAGTGTGGGATGTTCTCAAAagatcctttttttatttactgttcACACTCAGGTGTTACTCATATGTTGGGCGTCGTGGTAATGCCCAGACAGTGTCTTTGAGTCGCCGGGGGTGTGTCTTCCGTTCAGTTATCCAACATGAGCTGCTCCATGCCATGGGCTTCAACCATGAGCAGACCCGTTCTGACAGGGATGACCATGTTCGCATCCAGTTGCAGAACGTAATTCGGGGTTGGTAATGTTCATCAACTATTTGAaattgtttttcataatgcagAGTACAACGCATACAATATATAAATTCAACTATCATACTTCATACTTATTTCGGCAGGTAAATGTATATGTGAAATATCTGTAGAATTGGCAATCATCTACAGAAATTATGACATACCTAATTCCCTGCAGATTTAAGTCACAGGTCTGACAAACTGTAATGAAAACAGAGATGTATTATGATTGTCCTTCGGATCCCCTGCAGGAATGGAGCATAATTTCAGGAAGATCCAAACAAGGAACCTTGGTACTCCCTATGACTACAACTCTATCATGCACTATACAAGGTAACATGTTAGTTCTCCCTCTGAACCTACTAATAATATACATAGCACAATGCAATAATGAAATCATGTGATATATACAGTTTAGCACAACTTAACATTATAAAGTCTCATAAGATAGCACTAAAAGCACGTTTATAGTTCAATTTGGCCATTTATCCATTAGGACAAATTCATGCattgcatctatttgcagcactttctccgTCACAGATAGCTCATACACTGCTGGCACAACTGTCAGGGGCAATTGGGGTTTGCCTGAAGACTCTTTGGCATTTGGAATGGGGAAGATGGTGATCTAACTGTTCTGTTTAGTGGACAACACACTGACTGTGagtgtagctgctgctgctattttTTAAGCAGGAGTTGAGACAAAAACAGAGGTAAAAGGAGAGtggctgctgatattttaatgatGAAGTGGACAAATGAGCAATTAGGATTTATGGTGAACTGTTGAAACCTCTCTTTGTGACTGCTGTTTTGTACCATAGGTATGCTTTCTCCAGGAACAGGGAGCCAACCATCGTTCCAATTCCTGACTCCAATGTAGCCATTGGCAGGGCCAGCCAGATGAGTCCCACTGACATCATTCGAGTGAACAGCCTTTATCAATGCAGTACGTAACATTTTTACGCATTTAACCGACTACCCCACTTTGTTATACTCTCTCCCTACTGTACTGACTAAATGAATAAAAGTATGAACACAGACCTATTTACAAAATGCACATGATAGCGGTGCCATAAAGAAACCAATCAGCTTTTACAGTTTTGCTGCCTTTTGGAATTCATTGCAGATTCAACTGTCTCCAGACCTGGTGTGCAACCTGTGCAGAGAGACCATTTGAAATTAAAGTAAGTGGATTcagaaaaatatgtatattaagTTTTCAGATTGAAGTTTCCACCCCTTTAATCTGTACAGATACAGCTACAGACAGGACACACAGGAAAATAATGACGTCAATTTATTGATATGCAgcgaagggatagttcactgaaaaaagaaaattcactcattatctaatcaccactatgccgatggagggctgggtgaaatgtttgaatccacaaaaaacttctggagtctcaggggtaaactttgttgtagccgaatccaatacaattgaagtagcTGGCGACATCTTCTTCAGATTTAAtttaacaacagaaaaaacatgcctccatactgctagtgtgtttctgtctgtgtgtgtgtacatgtacctAAGCATATTTATCAAAATCTCTTTTTTCCCACAGGAAATGAAGCAGAAAGGAAAACTGATGCAGCTTTTATCTACAAGCAAACAGTGACGTTTGTGCTTGATGAACATGCTTTGAGTCAGAATACGATCTAATCATAGCTTTTGTGCTGTTCCAATAAGAAATGAAGAGAGTAGCAGCTTTCCAGTGTTACCATTATATTAACCCTTAAATGAAAAACTGCTTACCAGCTTGATTGAATGCTAAAAATTATTAAAGAGGCATATTCACATATCTTAATCATCTCAGCCTATTGCTGTGTGTCACTACATGTTAACCTGGAAAAATAAAGGGGATGTTCCAGTATTTGACTCCACAGAAAAGGATAAACATTTATCTTGAAGTTGGTTGAGTTATTTACATTTCctgttattttcacattgtTGCCCTTCATGAACCGGGCAAAGCGTAGCTGTTtggtacacaaacacaggtgaTTAAACATGGAACGTTTACTGATAAGTCTTTTTTTGGCCTTGCTGGATGCCAGATTCAGCAAACAGAGTTTGTCCCCATAAACAAATACACCTGTTAGAACAAGTCactttttaattcttttttgtctgctttaatgaacattttttttttcaaaatcttcTATTCATTCATAACACCACGGGATTTTCTAGCATGATTTCACATTTAATATTGACACTTTAACACTGCACAAAGTTGAGCCAAACTTTGTATATTGGTGACCTTGAtacttaataataatgataacttGTCAGGACTTTACAGGCACAAAACGTACGACATTTTAAAGGAAATGGGGATATAAGTCACATTGTCATTATTAATATCGTTTGTCATGTATTTTCATCCCAGAATGACATAAGACACAAGGGTTAGGGTCTGAGAAAAAAATTTGAGGGATTACATAAGACACAGTGTGGTTAAATTTTTTACAGAATTCAATAGAGAAAACATGGAGGATACACTGGAAACATACTTCTGTTGATGGTGGCAAATAGATAATCTTTACCATAAAGACATTTTGAATATCCACATCAGTGATTCAAAAGGCAGTATTTAAGTCATAAAGTCATCAgatttaaaatacaattaaattaaaagaaacttaAATTCAAGCATGATTGAAATTAATGAGTCAGCCGACTTAATTTCCTCTACCAGATTGTTAAAGAGCCCTGAAACCCTGATAGTAAACATTCCGTCCCCTATAGTTAATTTTTTTAGCTTAAGATTGGGACAGATAAAGTCTTCTGCTTGAGAATGTCAAGATATGAACTGGTGAGTAGGATACTAAAAGATGTATAAAATGGAGACAGGCATTGAAGAGCCTTACTGTCAAACAAGAAGCAAAGATTCCTTGGAGCTGCCTTTATGTGTTTTACTAGGGAACCATGTGGTATCATTTGTTTTGCCGTTTGCTGTAATACTATGTAGTTCTGTTTTGCCTGAGTTAAGCTGATATTTTTATCACAGCCGCGTCACCAGCTATCGAAAGGTCAATAGTAACCTTCAGCAGGGTAGTCTCATTGCTATGGTACTTCCAGAACCCAGATGGAATCtgaaaaaataatgataattttttttatactaaACATACAGTTgtaatcagaaatattcaaccccctcacctcaaaagACAATATAGAGTTATGTGGATgaaagataatgacaataaaatgacaaaaaaacaacaaaagataaattATTGATATATATGTAacattgaagttcaaatgaaaaatgtacctcttttaacacatgtgcatgagcagtattattcaacccccagcttcagtactttgtgcgCATCctttagcttttataacttctaacaaacgttttcggtaagtgcggacaagcttctcaCACCTCTTGAtcagaatctttgcccattcttcacgtgcaaaagcctctagctcagtgatgtttgattgCGTCTTTGCTGCAACTGCCTTTTTTAAATCCCAACAAAGGTTTTCACTCtgatttgaatctggtgactgtgaatgccactccaggacgttccgggatctttttctcaaccaagctttggttgACTTGGAGGtgggctttggatcattgtcttgctagAAAGTCTAATGATCACAAAGGATTAATCtatcaacagaaggcatcacattcctcattAAAATAGCCTGGCATTTCtgagaatccatgatgccaggtaCATGATCAAGATTGCCAGTCCCTGCAGCAGAAAAACAGCTCCACATCATCaatgaccaacctccatgctggactgtggggatggtattcttctggtcataagcctggcctttcgcacgccagacataccgctggtccatatgtCCAAACAGTTTCGAATTtagtttcatcagtccatagaactgtcaccctaaactcagtcgtcttatccaaattcctcctggcatattctagtcgacttttgatgttccttctggtcaagagctgagtgagTCTTGGAGTCCGGCCATCAAgtccttgtttattcagtgcacgtcttatagttgccactgaagcacttgtaccagccttcatcaggtcatcctgtaggtgtcttgtagtcacacaggggtttctctgagttgttctgactaagttgctcagggcccttgatgaaatgttgggctttcttccacggccaggcaggtttgcaGCTGCTCCATACGTTTTAAAATTCCTTATAATGCTCCCCatggtgtctcttggaatattaTATTTTTGGGAAATCTTCTTGTACCCAAGGCCCTTCagctgtgatgaaataatctcttctctcagcttttgtggaagctcatttgtctttcccatgatgcaactcaCCTGGAATAcattcatgggtggggtttatttgcatcacagctgaagcaaatgaaggatcattatagagttcccaaaggcttaataatgtttcaactccactttaggccataaaaactgtcagacagctttaaaaacaatgaataattgtatcttaacaaaatatactgttaaACGCAAATACTATATCATGCattttttgtgttgattttatcTATTAATCAACTCATAGAGAAGTCAtctgaagcagaatcttgctctttgaaaaaacttgaattgataaatccttaaaatcttttgggggttgaatatttctgattgcaactgtatattgGAGATAGGTGCATAGTTtttgctcccttcatctctgtcagaccGTCTTTTGTATTGATACTTTGAACATTGATACATAGAAACTGAATGCTGCTTCTCCATGTCTAGTTTTGTCTGTGGGGACAGAAAGCAGACCTGTTCCAGACGACCTGAGGAGGATCCAGTGTTAAGATTCACCTTCTTTGTGTTAGTGAGGACTcgagcagcagcatttttaATTAGCTGCAGCTTTTTGATCTAAACAAACCATTACAGTAGTCAAGTGACATGATGACATTCTCCAGTGCTAAAAAAGCTATACAActgcatgcattgtgttaacaCCAGAATGCATTACATTTAGTCTGCCCTGTGCACAACCACTTAAAGACAAATGTACTGCatcttttctcatgaatgttgtaaatattgttattttgttgacatgggcagaggatgtcacaattGGTTAAGCCCTATGTGACAAAttggattgatttattgattgattgattgattgatttagaaTGAGGGAGGGGTCTAGCCCTGTTTTTTAACAGTTGGTTCTATCAAGCaaccaatacatttttctcttaAACATTGTTCAGAATttggagacactttggcttttaAGGATCCAAGTGCACATTGAGAGAGAAGGAACAGTATTGAGAGATAGTGATTCACAGATAATAGCAATCATTTCTGATACAGGCATGTTCAGTAAATCCACAGTGGATATTTTTACAAGGTACAAGGTCCGATGTATGTCCACAGTAATGTGATGATCTACACACATTCTGCTTAAAAGATGTAGTAATCTATAAGTAGTGTGCAGGATAGATATTTTGATTAATAACTGAGAAAAATCCTGTCATGatttgaaataagaaaatataaaaatccatGGACTTGTAATTACGAGGTGCCGGAAGGTTTTTGAGTGTGATAAGTGACAGCAAATACGGTTGGATGGAGACTGCCACATTTTCGAGGGATAACTTCAAAGGATAAAAATTGGTCTCAAGGTGATTGGGTCTCATTCGCCAACTGTTCTTAAGATGGAATATCTTCTTAAAACCCACTTATGGAACAAGTGAATTATGCCACCCACTCTTTGAAAAAGGCTTGGGAGGAGGAACTGGGTCTCCAGATTGATGACATTGTTTGGCAGGAGGGTctcagcagaatccaatactgTCAAGCTATCTAGTGTTTGTGCAGCTTCCCTGCTTGAAAGGGATTGGTACAGACCGTAGGAGGTTTAACTGGGTTCCACTCATGCAATGTCCACACCGTTTTCCTTCTTTAACTcctctttacttttctttttgtattttcacagGTACAGGTAAGTTGTAGCAGGTAGGTATTGTGGGTACAGTTGTAAGTGGGTTGCAAGTGGTAAACTGCTAGGTATACTGCAAGGTAAAAAACCTTTAAAGAAACCAAAAATAACTACAGTAAATGCAGTGCAGAATGAAATAGTaaatacaaacatgtttttcatatatgcatttaaatacttataaatataaatatataaatatataaatataaatattattaatagtTTTCAATGTCTGAGCATATTTTCATGAATTctgttttaaatatatgaaaCCATTTTCAACTGCTTTAAAtatcaattcatttttaaatgcacaAATTCATCTTAACtgggttttttttatatatatataatcactcatttgaaatgtaaatataaatagatCAATAAAGTCAAATAGAAATAACTTTAGCAGTATTCAGATAATTTCTATCAATCTACAGATCAAAATATAAACCCcatttgttttcaaacaatTTGCAGTCAAACAATCATGTGGCATCAAACACCAAACAATTGTCCACGCTTAAACGCACGTTTTAACGTGTGCTACAAGCGATTGCGCAACTTTACAATCCTTACGCTAACAAAATCTTTCTCTTACCGGCCGTTTCTCCAGACTTTTTATGGCTGTACCAGCGCTGCTTTTTCCACGTTTTCTAGCGCAgctttgctgctgctggacagaacgctgtctgatttgtttgCCACTGGCGTTTCCTGAAAGAGTCTCTCTTCCCCTTTCTGTCCTTTCCGGTCAGGTGACGCAATGACGCGGATTTCCCAGGTAACGCTCTGAGGAGGGATTCCCCCAGCTGTCAGTCGGCGCTGCATATTAACCCCTTCATATCCAGCGGGGATTTTCCAAGTTGACTTCACACCTCCCACTCGACCTTCCAGTGGAGACACCTGGGAGGTCGCATGTTACAGGTGCAACTTGGGTCAGATGTTTAGTTCTGTTCTTCGGTGGGAAGCAAGACCACTAGTCGCCTTACGTCTCTGTGAAGAACTGCTGCTGGGATCTTTTCTTTGAATTTCTTAGATGTTCGGTGATTTACTTTTGCTCCGGTAGGCCTTGTGACAGGAACGGGGTAGCTTGGGAAGGTTCTGACATTGACGTCCCTCACAACTCCTTTGCTGTCCGAGTTGACGCTAACCACTCTTGCAATCCTGAACTGACCCCTAAGGGTTTTGGTCCGCCATCCAGACGATGTCCCCGACTGCGACATTTCTCTTGGCGGTATGCCATTTGTTCCTTACGAATAAGTTAGGACCAGCAAGTTGACTCCAGTTCCTCCAGAACTTGTTAACTTGCGCTTGCATTTCTTTAAGCCTTTTGTAGGGATAGTCACTGAAGTCGAATGTTCTGACATCTCCACCCTGTGATGCTCGTCCGAGCAGGAGACAGTTAGGAGTGATGAACTGGACGCTGTCTTCTCGGCTCTGTGTCCTGGCGTCAATTGGTCTTTCATTTGCAAGATTGGCAGCCATGTAGAGAGTTGTTTGGAATTCACTCCAACTTAGGCCGGACTCTCCTCCAAGACTCTGCAGTGCTCTCTTGACAATGCGCACAGCAGCTTCTGCGGCACCATTCCGGTGTGGAGAATCGGCTGGATGAATCTTCCACGACCATTCTGTGCCATCCTTGGCAGCTCTCTCCTCCAGGGTAGCTTTGTCAAGATTGGCAAGGAATCGGTACTGTTCTTCTAGGACTGGCTTAGCCCCAATGAAGTTGGTCCCAGGATCTGACCAGATTTTCTTTGGATAACCTCTTAGTGCTGTGAACCTCTGGTAGGCAAACAGAAAACTCTCTGTGGACTGAGAGTTCACCAGCTCGGTGTGAATAGCTCTGGAGGCCATGCAACAAAACACAATTCCCCAAACCTTCAGTGACACTCTTTTCTTTACATCATCCCTGACTTGGTAGGGTCCGAAGAGGTCGACTGTTGTGTAGTGGAATGGGGCAGCTGGTTCTGTCCTCTCTGGAGGTAGATCACCCATTATTTGCTGGCATCTTTTTGCTTTAGTTTTCCTGCAGAACATGCAGTTTTCGACCGCTTTTTGAGCAATTCTCCGACCTTTCACGACCCATGCTCTTCTTCTCATCTTGAGCAAGGTCCCGGCCACTCCATCGTGGTTCTCCTCGTGGGCTTCTCGTGCTAACAGTGTCGACACCCAGGCTTCGTAAGGCAAGATGGGGACAGCAACTTTATCTTCATTGAAGATCTGCACACGACCCCCACAGACCAACAATCCAGTCTTTTAGGGCGTCTTCCCTCTCTATCACTGAGATGACTTTTGAAAACGACACTGCCTCCCACTTTGGATTGTTTGCAGTTCGCTTGTTCCCTTTCATGAACATCCTTGCTGCTCTCCGGATCCAGGCGACTGTTTTGACAAGTCAGCTTAGGTTACTGAACCGCTTGACATCCACCAGTTCTTGGACAGTTGATCCTGCTGGTGGCCTCTTTGGTTGTGTTTGGGTCTGAGTTGGTTCCTGGTCTTGCTTTAGTTCAGAAGGCTTCTGCGTGTCAGTATCCTTTGGATCCGGCAGCAGTTGTGCCTTGGCTTATGCTCGGGTCAGTGCAGCAACAAACGCTTTCTTCTGTAATCTGTTGACACCGTCTCTGGCAGCCATC is part of the Pleuronectes platessa chromosome 1, fPlePla1.1, whole genome shotgun sequence genome and harbors:
- the LOC128437457 gene encoding low choriolytic enzyme-like isoform X2, with the protein product MSIFLVRSCCLQPAMILQTAGLSVFLCSVYSFTIQASLEKTDEYSGNTIADDEFSISTLLEKANSNIGKNLDEPLVMFGDIAVPTGLQNADPCTARGCLWPKSSDGNVYVPYRISGQYSRRERDTIIDGLRSFAQSTCIRFTPLQRQRDFVDIKSLSGCYSYVGRRGNAQTVSLSRRGCVFRSVIQHELLHAMGFNHEQTRSDRDDHVRIQLQNVIRGMEHNFRKIQTRNLGTPYDYNSIMHYTRYAFSRNREPTIVPIPDSNVAIGRASQMSPTDIIRVNSLYQCNSTVSRPGVQPVQRDHLKLKK
- the LOC128437457 gene encoding hatching enzyme 1.2-like isoform X4; translated protein: MSVEQLTGLPTYICLNTPSNEHFLGAQLLPSTSHDTPDCWSQCVPLLCLQLHYTGNTIADDEFSISTLLEKANSNIGKNLDEPLVMFGDIAVPTGLQNADPCTARGCLWPKSSDGNVYVPYRISGQYSRRERDTIIDGLRSFAQSTCIRFTPLQRQRDFVDIKSLSGCYSYVGRRGNAQTVSLSRRGCVFRSVIQHELLHAMGFNHEQTRSDRDDHVRIQLQNVIRGMEHNFRKIQTRNLGTPYDYNSIMHYTSTFSVTDSSYTAGTTVRGNWGLPEDSLAFGMGKMVI
- the LOC128437457 gene encoding high choriolytic enzyme 2-like isoform X3, which translates into the protein MSVEQLTGLPTYICLNTPSNEHFLGAQLLPSTSHDTPDCWSQCVPLLCLQLHYTGNTIADDEFSISTLLEKANSNIGKNLDEPLVMFGDIAVPTGLQNADPCTARGCLWPKSSDGNVYVPYRISGQYSRRERDTIIDGLRSFAQSTCIRFTPLQRQRDFVDIKSLSGCYSYVGRRGNAQTVSLSRRGCVFRSVIQHELLHAMGFNHEQTRSDRDDHVRIQLQNVIRGMEHNFRKIQTRNLGTPYDYNSIMHYTRFNCLQTWCATCAERPFEIKEMKQKGKLMQLLSTSKQ
- the LOC128437457 gene encoding low choriolytic enzyme-like isoform X1, with the translated sequence MSVEQLTGLPTYICLNTPSNEHFLGAQLLPSTSHDTPDCWSQCVPLLCLQLHYTGNTIADDEFSISTLLEKANSNIGKNLDEPLVMFGDIAVPTGLQNADPCTARGCLWPKSSDGNVYVPYRISGQYSRRERDTIIDGLRSFAQSTCIRFTPLQRQRDFVDIKSLSGCYSYVGRRGNAQTVSLSRRGCVFRSVIQHELLHAMGFNHEQTRSDRDDHVRIQLQNVIRGMEHNFRKIQTRNLGTPYDYNSIMHYTRYAFSRNREPTIVPIPDSNVAIGRASQMSPTDIIRVNSLYQCNSTVSRPGVQPVQRDHLKLKK